From Amycolatopsis sp. YIM 10, the proteins below share one genomic window:
- a CDS encoding ATP-binding protein, producing MGRELNWLRGFTGVAAECDDIRAGTLVATIGAPGAGKSTWRTRWCRANPHAVVVNLDQMRAAVSWCGCLMNQAASPYALELATAAASTVLADGGTVLWDATSADTAARRRLLVLAAEHGARTVAVVHQPPLATALARNAARSAKRCACGHARRVPADVVRDKHVAIEAAVPWLADEGWHVVTIAQNLRGEEPVCPVEWGLR from the coding sequence GTGGGGAGAGAGCTGAACTGGCTGCGCGGCTTCACCGGCGTAGCCGCCGAATGCGATGACATCCGCGCCGGCACGCTCGTGGCGACGATCGGGGCGCCCGGCGCGGGCAAGAGCACCTGGCGTACGCGCTGGTGCCGGGCGAACCCACACGCCGTCGTGGTCAATCTCGACCAGATGCGCGCCGCCGTGTCGTGGTGCGGGTGCCTGATGAACCAGGCGGCCTCGCCCTACGCGCTCGAACTCGCCACCGCCGCGGCGAGCACCGTGCTGGCCGACGGCGGGACCGTGTTGTGGGACGCCACCTCCGCCGACACCGCGGCCCGTCGGCGGCTGCTGGTGCTCGCCGCCGAGCACGGTGCTCGCACGGTCGCCGTCGTGCACCAGCCGCCGCTCGCCACCGCGCTCGCGCGCAACGCCGCTCGATCGGCGAAGCGTTGCGCCTGCGGCCACGCGCGCCGCGTGCCCGCCGACGTGGTGCGCGACAAGCACGTCGCGATCGAGGCCGCCGTGCCGTGGCTCGCCGATGAGGGGTGGCACGTGGTCACCATCGCGCAGAACCTCCGCGGCGAGGAACCCGTCTGCCCGGTCGAATGGGGGCTCCGGTGA
- a CDS encoding type II toxin-antitoxin system VapC family toxin, producing the protein MAERPEAGVLDTCAYLDLGLLDPAALPKVPELTTITMAELHRGVAMAKDAAVRAARTEKLGAAIVEFAPLPFDGDAAARYGTLVALVLAANRDPRPRRMDLMIAAIASSRELPLYTRNEADFKGLDKMVDVIGI; encoded by the coding sequence GTGGCTGAGCGCCCTGAGGCAGGTGTCCTGGACACCTGCGCTTACCTCGACCTGGGTCTGCTCGACCCGGCGGCTTTGCCCAAGGTCCCCGAACTCACCACCATCACCATGGCCGAGCTGCACCGGGGGGTGGCGATGGCGAAGGACGCCGCCGTCCGCGCGGCACGTACCGAGAAGCTCGGCGCGGCCATCGTCGAATTCGCGCCATTGCCGTTCGACGGTGATGCGGCTGCCCGGTATGGGACGCTGGTCGCGCTTGTTCTTGCGGCAAATCGGGATCCGCGCCCTCGGCGGATGGATTTGATGATCGCGGCCATCGCATCTTCGCGAGAGCTGCCGCTGTACACCCGAAACGAAGCCGACTTCAAAGGGTTGGACAAGATGGTCGACGTCATCGGCATCTGA
- a CDS encoding type II toxin-antitoxin system Phd/YefM family antitoxin: protein MKVITQREFRNNSAAVMDAVEAGETYHVTRNGVEVAELRPVPRRRRLTAEELVARHRRLPEVDAARMREEADEVFGTEDRVGGDDPWSRSRG, encoded by the coding sequence ATGAAGGTGATCACGCAGCGGGAGTTCCGCAACAACTCCGCTGCCGTCATGGACGCTGTGGAGGCGGGGGAGACCTACCACGTCACTCGCAACGGCGTCGAGGTAGCTGAGCTGCGGCCAGTGCCGCGTAGGCGTCGGCTCACCGCCGAGGAATTGGTTGCCCGGCATCGAAGGTTGCCGGAGGTCGATGCCGCGCGGATGCGTGAGGAGGCCGACGAGGTTTTCGGCACGGAAGACCGTGTTGGCGGCGACGATCCATGGAGTCGAAGCCGTGGCTGA
- a CDS encoding HIRAN domain-containing protein: MRPTPLPDNGRVRVVGESRYQRALRDAASGMAAANEFDGHIPVTAALVPEPGNKWDPNAVRVDVLDGDRTRPVGYLPAELAKEYQPTFLELRADGFLGTCPGRIAGGGAKYYGIYLHLASPRELRFALGAEDPLVVQRSEHAVLLRGDRSCTVTKEEDHQDVLTRHAPVIGQEFRSVVASLDFCKIKSGKYKGRNAIEVRLDGHRVGQLTHAMSVRYGDAVRGFREQGLRVTCQAFTTSSPKGVQVELRLPPARS, from the coding sequence TTGCGGCCGACACCGCTGCCCGACAACGGGCGGGTCCGGGTGGTCGGTGAATCCCGGTACCAGCGCGCACTCCGCGACGCGGCATCCGGAATGGCCGCGGCGAACGAATTCGACGGGCACATCCCGGTGACAGCGGCGCTGGTACCCGAGCCCGGCAACAAATGGGACCCGAACGCGGTGCGCGTCGACGTGCTCGACGGCGACCGCACCCGGCCGGTCGGTTACCTGCCCGCCGAACTGGCGAAGGAGTACCAGCCCACGTTCCTCGAACTGCGAGCCGACGGCTTCCTGGGCACCTGCCCGGGCAGGATCGCGGGTGGCGGCGCGAAGTACTACGGGATCTACCTCCACCTCGCGTCTCCCCGCGAACTGCGGTTCGCGCTCGGCGCGGAGGATCCACTGGTGGTGCAGCGATCGGAGCACGCGGTGCTCCTGCGCGGCGACCGGAGCTGCACCGTCACGAAAGAGGAAGATCACCAGGACGTGCTCACCCGCCACGCCCCGGTGATCGGCCAGGAATTCCGCAGTGTGGTCGCCTCACTGGACTTCTGCAAGATCAAAAGCGGTAAGTACAAGGGCCGCAACGCCATCGAGGTGCGCCTCGACGGGCACCGGGTCGGGCAGCTGACGCACGCGATGTCGGTCCGCTACGGCGACGCCGTGCGCGGTTTCCGCGAGCAGGGCCTCCGGGTGACTTGCCAGGCCTTCACCACCTCCAGCCCGAAAGGCGTGCAGGTCGAGCTGAGGCTCCCGCCCGCCAGGTCGTAG
- a CDS encoding UvrD-helicase domain-containing protein — translation MNLSKHATRLVAQESSERLTQALPGLSPLRRRVFEALLVRTAQSWSLLLRRTLPADDDTRADAFLFGPTGIYAIVVADHPPGESATRAIRRHAEERLAGIRDHRHQLVAGTAVHLVLVSTGRSGARSHRNARPYWELGETQLDELFRRDSAHLTRRQIDTITEQAARRLPDYAGLAVRPPERAPEPAGLLLAEDLTADQVAAAQTGTFDSWLTFLHPHQLEIVTRRYNGPARISGPAGTGKTVVVLHRLRHLARRSTGPLLFTTFVKTLPPVIEASFRRLAPEVADRVEFVNLHAWLSRFLSSRGHRLNVDSAQIRTAFARAWGPRREALEQVLPGQEYAWTEVDRVIKGRGITSFDEYAGISRRGRGLRLAARHKELIWQLYLAYQEKLTERGIHDYNDMVSVATAELAERPLAEPYAAVAVDEVQDITLAGLRFLRLLAGDGPDRLLLVGDGQQQVYPGGWRLSDAGIPIQGRGEVLRINYRNRGEVLAFAQRFDANDQVDDLDGASGVALLDVESVNSGGTSLTWRGPRADVGTALRAQLDRLSVPLGRSAVVVFHRRDLPLCTKPLREAGIAMTQLDDYRGEADDRLKVGTVHRAKGLDFQAVLVVEVADGTAGDEQEAGELRDRQRLVAATRARDFLWWAVVTESATESFTEPVTEAAAEESVECVHEMPIEWCATCKKPPRGTLPHGYRTRGGSAYHNDPQCNWLRKGQDRSHRQGKNVHDKVPAAWASVNPGELEPCEFCCTPQWLKRHGH, via the coding sequence GTGAATCTGAGCAAGCACGCCACCAGACTGGTCGCGCAGGAGTCATCCGAGCGGTTGACGCAAGCGCTTCCGGGCCTTTCGCCACTGCGCCGGCGGGTGTTCGAAGCGCTGCTCGTGCGCACCGCGCAAAGCTGGTCGCTCCTGCTGCGGCGCACCCTGCCCGCCGACGACGACACCAGGGCCGACGCGTTCCTGTTCGGCCCCACCGGTATCTACGCCATCGTGGTCGCCGATCACCCACCCGGCGAAAGCGCGACGCGGGCGATCCGGCGGCACGCCGAGGAACGGCTGGCCGGTATCCGCGACCACCGGCACCAACTGGTCGCCGGCACGGCGGTCCACCTGGTACTGGTCAGCACCGGCCGGAGCGGCGCGCGCTCGCACCGGAACGCCCGGCCGTACTGGGAACTGGGCGAAACGCAGCTCGACGAACTCTTCCGGCGCGACTCGGCGCACCTGACGCGCAGGCAGATCGACACCATCACCGAACAGGCGGCGCGGCGCCTTCCCGACTACGCCGGCCTGGCGGTCCGCCCGCCGGAACGCGCGCCCGAACCAGCCGGGCTGCTGCTCGCCGAAGACCTCACCGCGGACCAGGTGGCGGCGGCCCAGACCGGCACCTTCGACTCCTGGCTGACCTTCCTGCACCCGCACCAGCTGGAGATCGTGACCAGGCGGTACAACGGCCCGGCCCGGATCAGCGGCCCGGCCGGCACCGGGAAGACCGTTGTCGTGCTGCATCGCCTCCGCCACCTGGCCCGGCGCAGCACCGGTCCGCTGCTGTTCACCACCTTCGTCAAGACGCTGCCCCCGGTCATCGAAGCGTCGTTCCGGCGACTGGCCCCGGAGGTCGCCGACCGGGTGGAGTTCGTCAACCTGCACGCCTGGCTGAGCCGGTTCCTGAGTTCCCGCGGTCATCGGCTCAACGTCGACTCCGCGCAGATCAGGACCGCGTTCGCCCGGGCGTGGGGCCCGCGCCGCGAGGCGCTGGAACAGGTCCTCCCCGGCCAGGAGTACGCCTGGACCGAAGTGGACCGGGTGATCAAGGGCCGCGGCATCACCTCGTTCGACGAGTACGCCGGCATTTCGAGGCGCGGCCGCGGTCTGCGCCTCGCCGCGCGCCACAAGGAACTCATCTGGCAGCTCTACCTCGCCTACCAGGAGAAGCTGACCGAACGCGGCATCCACGACTACAACGACATGGTCAGCGTCGCGACGGCCGAACTGGCCGAGCGGCCACTGGCCGAACCGTACGCCGCGGTGGCGGTGGACGAGGTCCAGGACATCACCCTGGCCGGGCTGCGGTTCCTCCGGCTGCTCGCCGGTGACGGCCCCGATCGGCTGTTGCTCGTCGGCGACGGGCAGCAGCAGGTCTATCCGGGTGGCTGGCGGCTTTCCGATGCCGGGATCCCCATCCAGGGCCGCGGTGAGGTGCTGCGGATCAACTACCGCAACCGGGGTGAGGTGCTGGCCTTCGCGCAGCGCTTCGACGCGAACGACCAGGTCGACGATCTCGACGGCGCGAGCGGCGTCGCCCTGCTGGACGTCGAATCGGTCAACTCGGGTGGCACCAGCCTGACCTGGCGCGGGCCGAGAGCAGACGTCGGCACGGCCCTGCGAGCCCAGCTCGACCGGCTTTCCGTGCCGCTGGGCCGGTCCGCGGTGGTGGTCTTCCACCGCCGGGATCTGCCGCTGTGCACCAAACCCTTGCGTGAAGCCGGAATCGCGATGACCCAGCTGGACGACTATCGGGGCGAGGCGGACGACCGGCTGAAGGTCGGCACCGTCCACCGCGCCAAGGGGCTGGACTTCCAGGCCGTGCTGGTGGTGGAGGTGGCGGACGGGACGGCCGGGGACGAGCAGGAGGCCGGAGAGCTGCGCGATCGGCAACGCCTCGTCGCGGCGACGCGCGCCAGGGATTTCCTCTGGTGGGCGGTCGTCACCGAATCCGCCACCGAGTCTTTCACCGAACCCGTCACCGAGGCCGCCGCCGAGGAATCCGTCGAGTGCGTGCACGAAATGCCGATCGAATGGTGCGCGACCTGCAAGAAACCGCCCCGCGGCACGCTCCCCCACGGGTACCGCACGCGAGGTGGCAGCGCCTATCACAACGATCCGCAGTGCAACTGGCTGCGAAAAGGCCAGGACCGCTCACACCGGCAGGGCAAGAACGTGCACGACAAGGTCCCGGCCGCCTGGGCTTCGGTGAATCCGGGCGAACTCGAACCCTGCGAGTTCTGCTGCACCCCGCAATGGCTCAAACGACACGGTCATTGA
- a CDS encoding NACHT domain-containing protein, with protein sequence MSVEATLLRLGGSIAKSAGAAWLRTRRSDAERRMNLVELVGARGLGLLPQRRLVRQLEQLAETVAERLQPLVLAEFRRLDDNERVAALNGVAQAIEAADLSDVRVLGAGVSSTAVERLVGPSAATVRRQLGLSEAGEGFFDLVLREVIAYLTEVISTLPSFQGRALSELLERDNEIIDHLREILDRMPERGALSPTDNTAEFELEYLREVSRKLDQVELFGVTTSRPTRRYPLSVAYVGLMTSTGAPDSDDEDDETVEAALAGSPRTLIRGEAGSGKTTLLRWLAVKCAQGSLESSLSSWNGLVPFFVQLRGYADKRLPTPGELLSTVAWQLKDHMPPRWAWDVLSSGRALVLVDGVDEVPEQERGAVREWLSDLVGAFPKSRYVVTSRPPAIPDDWLDDEGFTAAALQPMSRSHIRAFVRHWHDAIRVDSPAGDQPDLTAYQGSLLAAIDGNQALRLLVTNPLLCALVCALNHDRRSQLPRGRMDLYRTALDMLLSRRDTERRIPGEAHVALSPSEKMLLLEDLAHWYSLNQLANATRERVVNRLAACLRQMPGKDLDAAHVYSHLLLRSGLLREYSAGQVDFVHKTFQEYLAAKRIVETDSIEMLVNHAHEDSYREVIIMAVGHARQREREHLLTEILAASKEPGLPAQRRKALQLLTIACLETTTQLSPEVHEEIIGCLREVIPPRSSDEARALSAMGDEVLPLLRTSGRLSEAEAAATVQTAGLVSGQRALPVLAALARDGRGPVERELVRMWSYFDPEQYAREVMAAARLLDGDLRITDPRVLPGVPLVPHLVSFSGDFTGSLTETEEHLLAANEKLRALWLTDNPGLKSFTFLRDHQRIADLQVRNAPELSDISAITSLPSLRSIAFESCPGVVGIDSLLGCGELESLRGENYTLKEANALLAGLKKLQSFGIRRCPAIHTLADLGAHDELRGLHLDACSDLSSLSGLDGLPSLTKLTFMDCPELSISGAHLAASALRSLTLRWCGEVRDLKPLKEMRELRSLQLQGLTIDSLKPLAGLEKLRRLAVVDCEWIDDLSPLADLPSLRHLSLQRTGHRLDLAQLGPKRDLIVTHSGNAYNGNALGDSSTVMVSSTERLPD encoded by the coding sequence GTGAGCGTCGAGGCGACCCTGCTCAGGCTCGGGGGTTCGATCGCGAAGTCGGCCGGGGCGGCCTGGTTGCGCACCCGGCGCTCCGACGCCGAACGCCGGATGAACCTGGTCGAGCTGGTGGGCGCACGCGGCCTCGGCCTGCTTCCTCAGCGCAGGCTCGTCCGGCAGCTCGAACAGCTGGCGGAAACGGTGGCCGAGCGCCTCCAGCCCCTTGTCCTCGCCGAGTTCCGCCGCCTGGACGACAACGAGCGGGTGGCCGCGCTGAACGGCGTGGCCCAGGCGATCGAAGCAGCGGACCTGTCCGACGTGCGCGTGCTGGGCGCGGGCGTGTCGTCGACCGCGGTCGAGCGCCTTGTCGGGCCGTCCGCCGCCACCGTCCGGCGGCAACTGGGGCTGAGCGAGGCGGGCGAGGGTTTCTTCGACCTCGTTCTGCGCGAAGTGATCGCCTACCTGACCGAGGTGATCTCGACCCTGCCCAGCTTCCAGGGCCGGGCGTTGAGCGAACTGCTGGAACGCGACAACGAGATCATCGACCACCTGCGCGAAATCCTCGACCGGATGCCCGAACGCGGGGCGCTGTCCCCCACCGACAACACGGCCGAGTTCGAACTCGAGTACCTGCGCGAGGTTTCGCGCAAACTCGACCAAGTCGAGCTGTTCGGCGTGACCACCTCGCGGCCGACCCGGCGGTATCCGCTGAGCGTGGCGTACGTCGGTCTCATGACGTCGACGGGCGCCCCCGACAGCGACGACGAAGACGACGAAACCGTGGAAGCGGCGCTGGCCGGGAGCCCGCGAACGCTGATCCGCGGCGAGGCCGGGTCGGGCAAGACGACCCTGTTGCGCTGGCTCGCCGTGAAGTGCGCCCAAGGATCCCTCGAATCCTCACTGTCCTCTTGGAACGGTCTCGTGCCGTTCTTCGTGCAGCTGCGCGGGTACGCGGACAAGCGTCTGCCCACTCCGGGCGAGTTGCTGTCCACGGTCGCCTGGCAGCTCAAGGACCACATGCCCCCGCGATGGGCGTGGGACGTGCTCTCCTCAGGCCGGGCTCTGGTGCTGGTCGACGGGGTGGACGAAGTGCCGGAGCAGGAACGCGGCGCGGTCCGGGAATGGCTTTCCGACCTCGTCGGCGCGTTTCCCAAGTCCCGCTACGTGGTGACCTCGCGGCCACCGGCGATCCCCGACGACTGGCTGGACGACGAAGGCTTCACCGCGGCCGCCCTCCAGCCGATGTCCCGGTCGCACATCCGCGCCTTCGTCCGCCACTGGCACGACGCCATCCGGGTCGACTCACCGGCCGGCGACCAGCCCGACCTCACCGCCTACCAGGGCTCACTGCTCGCCGCGATCGACGGCAATCAGGCACTTCGCCTGCTGGTCACCAATCCCCTGCTCTGCGCACTGGTCTGCGCGCTCAACCACGACCGGCGGTCACAGCTCCCGCGCGGCCGGATGGACCTGTACCGCACCGCGCTCGACATGTTGCTCAGCAGGCGGGACACCGAACGACGAATCCCCGGCGAAGCACACGTGGCGCTCAGCCCGTCGGAGAAGATGCTCCTGCTGGAGGATCTCGCGCACTGGTACTCGCTCAACCAGCTGGCCAACGCCACCAGGGAACGGGTGGTCAACCGGCTGGCGGCCTGCCTGCGCCAGATGCCGGGCAAGGACCTCGACGCGGCGCACGTCTATTCGCACCTCCTGCTGCGTTCGGGACTGCTTCGCGAGTACAGCGCGGGCCAGGTCGACTTCGTGCACAAGACCTTCCAGGAATACCTGGCCGCCAAGCGGATCGTGGAAACCGACTCGATCGAAATGCTGGTCAACCACGCCCACGAGGACTCGTACCGCGAAGTGATCATCATGGCGGTCGGGCACGCGCGGCAGCGCGAGCGGGAACATCTGCTCACGGAGATCCTGGCCGCCAGCAAGGAGCCGGGGCTGCCTGCCCAGCGGCGCAAGGCGCTGCAACTGCTGACCATCGCCTGCCTGGAAACCACGACCCAGCTGAGCCCTGAAGTGCACGAAGAGATCATCGGCTGCCTGCGCGAGGTGATTCCCCCGCGCTCTTCGGACGAGGCGCGCGCCCTCTCGGCCATGGGTGACGAAGTACTTCCCCTGCTCCGGACTTCCGGTCGACTGAGCGAAGCGGAGGCCGCGGCGACCGTGCAGACGGCCGGCCTGGTGTCGGGCCAGCGCGCGTTGCCCGTGCTCGCCGCTCTCGCCCGTGACGGACGCGGGCCGGTGGAACGGGAACTGGTCCGGATGTGGAGCTACTTCGACCCGGAGCAGTACGCCAGGGAGGTGATGGCCGCGGCACGGCTGCTGGACGGTGATTTGCGCATCACCGACCCCAGGGTGCTGCCCGGGGTTCCGCTCGTGCCCCACCTCGTCAGCTTTTCGGGCGACTTCACCGGTTCGTTGACCGAAACCGAGGAGCACCTCCTCGCCGCCAACGAGAAGTTGAGAGCGCTGTGGCTCACCGACAACCCTGGTCTGAAATCGTTCACGTTCCTTCGCGACCACCAGCGCATCGCGGATCTTCAGGTGCGCAACGCGCCGGAATTGAGCGACATCAGCGCGATAACGAGCTTGCCCTCCCTGCGGTCCATCGCGTTCGAGTCGTGTCCGGGAGTAGTCGGAATCGACTCCCTGCTGGGCTGCGGGGAACTCGAATCCCTCAGAGGGGAGAACTACACCCTGAAGGAAGCGAACGCACTGCTCGCCGGGTTGAAGAAGCTCCAAAGCTTCGGGATCCGGCGTTGTCCTGCGATACACACGCTCGCCGACCTCGGCGCACACGATGAGCTGCGGGGTCTGCACCTCGACGCGTGCAGCGATCTGTCCAGCCTGTCCGGTCTGGACGGTCTGCCTTCGCTGACCAAGCTGACCTTCATGGACTGCCCGGAACTCAGCATCTCCGGTGCCCACCTGGCGGCGTCCGCCCTGCGATCGCTCACCCTCCGGTGGTGCGGCGAGGTGCGCGATCTGAAGCCGCTCAAGGAAATGCGCGAGCTGCGCAGCCTCCAGTTGCAGGGGCTCACCATCGACAGCCTGAAACCGCTGGCCGGGCTGGAGAAACTCCGCAGGCTGGCCGTGGTCGACTGCGAGTGGATCGACGATCTCAGCCCGCTCGCCGATCTCCCGTCCCTGCGACACCTGAGCCTGCAACGCACCGGTCACCGGCTCGATCTCGCACAGCTGGGACCGAAACGGGACCTGATCGTCACGCACAGCGGCAACGCCTACAACGGGAACGCGCTCGGCGACTCCAGCACCGTCATGGTCAGCAGCACCGAACGCCTTCCCGACTAG
- a CDS encoding DNA polymerase domain-containing protein translates to MAAEEERDGVPLTNLDQPLFDGSEATKRDLVDYLDAVADRIIPGLRGRPLSVMRVLRGRAPFMQKNVPKNTPEWVKTVALWADSSKREVSYALCDDRPTLLWFANQRAVEYHPLLSLAERRLHPTHLVLDLDPPAGGDFGVVVRAAFLVREALANDGLRGVVKTSGSKGVHIFVPLTPDQAIDDVAAATRALAARAERIDPVLATTAFIREDREGKVFLDSTRAGGATVVATYSPRLRPGTTVSFPVSWDDLDRVKPADFTVHTALDLLGGADPWAEQMPEPQSLPADLVEEGHTIPIARVQAMHEGKRRARARRT, encoded by the coding sequence ATGGCTGCGGAGGAAGAGCGCGACGGGGTGCCGCTGACCAACTTGGATCAGCCGCTCTTCGATGGGTCCGAGGCGACCAAACGGGACCTCGTCGACTACCTCGACGCCGTGGCGGACCGGATCATTCCCGGGTTGCGCGGCAGGCCGCTGTCGGTGATGCGGGTGCTGCGCGGCCGGGCGCCGTTCATGCAGAAGAACGTTCCGAAGAACACGCCGGAGTGGGTGAAGACCGTGGCGCTGTGGGCGGACAGTTCGAAGCGCGAAGTCTCCTACGCACTGTGCGACGACCGGCCGACCCTGCTGTGGTTCGCCAACCAGCGCGCGGTCGAGTACCACCCGCTGCTCAGCCTCGCCGAGCGGCGCCTGCACCCGACGCACCTGGTGCTCGACCTGGATCCCCCGGCCGGGGGCGACTTCGGCGTGGTGGTGCGGGCGGCCTTCCTGGTCCGGGAGGCGCTGGCGAACGACGGGCTGCGGGGCGTGGTGAAGACCAGCGGCTCGAAGGGTGTGCACATCTTCGTGCCGCTGACCCCGGACCAGGCCATCGACGACGTCGCCGCCGCCACCCGCGCGCTGGCGGCCCGCGCCGAGCGCATCGACCCGGTGCTCGCCACCACCGCGTTCATCCGCGAAGACCGGGAGGGCAAGGTCTTCCTGGACTCCACCCGGGCCGGCGGCGCGACGGTCGTCGCCACCTACAGCCCGCGGCTGCGGCCGGGCACCACGGTTTCCTTCCCGGTCTCCTGGGACGACCTCGACCGCGTGAAACCAGCCGATTTCACCGTCCACACCGCACTGGACCTGCTCGGTGGCGCGGACCCGTGGGCGGAGCAAATGCCCGAGCCGCAAAGCCTTCCGGCGGACCTGGTCGAAGAAGGCCACACCATTCCGATCGCCCGAGTACAGGCAATGCACGAGGGAAAGCGCCGGGCCCGCGCCCGCCGAACCTAG
- a CDS encoding SRPBCC domain-containing protein, with translation MTGTTITAQPGTPFIEVVREFDAPPSLLFRASTDPELVAQWLGPREVEIRILEHDARPGGRYRYVHADREGEYYFNGVFHTVVPDETIVRTFEFEGWPGNVSLESSTFEGLEGGRTRMCTRSVFPTVEARDSMVESGMEHGIRDSMDRLAALVGPARGQVVVDISLSLDGYVTGPDANEQQGLGVGGDDLHLWAMSERANERDKEVLDASYTRSGAVIMGRRLFDIVDGPNGWNDEVGYGAERDQSDAPPVFVLTHSVPENVRLSRRFTFVTDGLESALEQAHAAAGGKDVMIMGGGETCGAFLDAGLVDELVLHVAPVVLGGGTRLFTAGTHLRLDRVGSVSTPAAEHLTYRVRRTS, from the coding sequence ATGACCGGCACGACGATCACCGCCCAGCCCGGCACCCCGTTCATCGAGGTGGTCCGCGAGTTCGACGCCCCGCCGTCGCTGCTCTTCCGCGCGTCGACCGACCCGGAGCTGGTGGCCCAGTGGCTGGGCCCGCGCGAGGTCGAGATCCGCATCCTCGAACACGACGCGCGCCCGGGCGGGCGCTACCGGTACGTGCACGCCGACCGCGAGGGCGAGTACTACTTCAACGGGGTTTTCCACACCGTCGTGCCGGACGAGACCATCGTCCGCACCTTCGAGTTCGAAGGCTGGCCGGGCAACGTCAGCCTCGAATCCTCCACCTTCGAAGGTCTGGAAGGCGGTCGCACCCGGATGTGCACACGCAGCGTCTTCCCGACCGTCGAAGCCCGCGACAGCATGGTGGAAAGCGGGATGGAGCACGGCATCCGCGACTCGATGGACCGGCTCGCCGCGCTGGTGGGCCCGGCAAGGGGACAGGTCGTGGTGGACATTTCCCTTTCGCTGGACGGCTACGTCACCGGGCCGGACGCCAACGAGCAGCAGGGCCTCGGCGTCGGTGGCGACGACCTGCACCTGTGGGCGATGAGCGAGCGCGCGAACGAGCGGGACAAGGAGGTGCTCGACGCCTCGTACACCCGGTCCGGCGCGGTGATCATGGGCAGGCGGTTGTTCGACATCGTCGACGGGCCGAACGGCTGGAACGACGAGGTCGGCTACGGCGCCGAACGCGACCAGAGCGACGCGCCGCCGGTTTTTGTGCTCACCCACTCGGTGCCGGAGAACGTGCGCCTGTCCCGTCGTTTCACCTTTGTCACCGACGGGCTGGAGAGCGCGCTGGAGCAGGCGCACGCGGCGGCCGGCGGCAAGGACGTGATGATCATGGGCGGCGGCGAAACCTGCGGGGCGTTCCTGGACGCCGGGCTGGTGGACGAGCTGGTGCTGCACGTGGCGCCGGTGGTGCTCGGTGGCGGTACGCGCCTGTTCACGGCCGGGACGCACCTGCGGCTCGACCGGGTCGGCTCGGTTTCGACCCCGGCCGCCGAGCATCTGACCTATCGTGTGCGCAGGACTTCCTGA
- a CDS encoding potassium channel family protein, with amino-acid sequence MPVFLLRLIRRALGSRVGLPPLAVVLFVFVTSWPLMLLAEPAGSELIQPANFWWWFVVTASTVGYGDFYPESTWGHVVGAYVIIGGIATLTTLFAQLASMIEKRRGRRMHGSGTLEVADHVVVLGYTPGRTERILDELHSDPTLRLVLAAWPEVETNPLPERTVEFVRGDLTTENTLRRACAHRARAVLIDARDDNEALAVAVTVDHLQAAAHVVVALRDLDRANHFRYVSESIHCVQWHNPHMLTEELQDPGITQVYEEIMTHGGTGNTYSLRLPEATAFGDCQIALGREHNATALAARTPESLLVSPSWDTVLPVGSVLYFVCRRRISEAQLSAALRLNKV; translated from the coding sequence ATGCCCGTCTTCCTGCTGCGGCTCATCCGCCGCGCCCTCGGCTCACGCGTCGGCCTGCCGCCGCTGGCCGTGGTGCTCTTTGTCTTCGTCACCAGCTGGCCACTGATGCTGCTGGCCGAACCGGCGGGCAGCGAGCTGATCCAGCCGGCCAACTTCTGGTGGTGGTTCGTGGTCACCGCGTCCACGGTCGGCTACGGCGACTTCTACCCGGAGTCCACCTGGGGCCATGTGGTCGGCGCCTACGTGATCATCGGCGGGATCGCCACGCTGACCACGCTGTTCGCCCAGCTGGCGTCGATGATCGAGAAACGGAGGGGACGCCGCATGCACGGATCCGGCACGCTGGAGGTGGCCGACCACGTCGTGGTGCTCGGTTACACCCCCGGCCGCACCGAGCGCATCCTCGACGAACTGCACTCCGACCCCACGCTCCGGCTGGTGCTGGCGGCCTGGCCGGAGGTGGAGACGAACCCGCTGCCGGAGCGCACGGTCGAATTCGTCCGCGGCGATCTCACCACGGAGAACACGCTGCGACGGGCGTGCGCGCACCGCGCCCGTGCCGTGCTCATCGACGCGCGCGACGACAACGAGGCGCTGGCCGTGGCCGTCACGGTCGACCATCTGCAGGCCGCCGCGCACGTGGTGGTCGCGCTGCGCGACCTCGACCGGGCGAACCACTTCCGGTACGTCAGCGAGTCGATCCACTGCGTGCAGTGGCACAACCCGCACATGCTGACCGAAGAGCTGCAGGACCCCGGGATCACGCAGGTCTACGAGGAAATCATGACCCACGGCGGCACCGGGAACACCTATTCGCTGCGACTGCCCGAAGCCACCGCCTTCGGGGACTGCCAGATCGCGCTGGGCCGGGAGCACAACGCGACCGCGCTGGCCGCGCGAACCCCGGAGAGCCTGCTGGTCAGCCCGTCCTGGGACACGGTTTTACCGGTCGGTTCGGTGCTCTACTTCGTGTGCCGTCGTCGCATCAGCGAGGCACAGTTGAGCGCCGCGCTGCGCCTGAACAAGGTGTGA